A stretch of the Aegilops tauschii subsp. strangulata cultivar AL8/78 chromosome 4, Aet v6.0, whole genome shotgun sequence genome encodes the following:
- the LOC141021247 gene encoding uncharacterized protein, with product MTVLQTEVRTIGQKQDLMSVAVEDVQKSVSEIGLQLSVMTEVLKSLRPDPPGRNREKTTDIGTSAPVKSPTLLEQENRNALLRAQLEKEKEQTRSCEEVFMQRLPPINVTKPPGFHNQRDQDQVTEGPTPPAGTSRPVHTPVFNQHINNRESQLWQGYYRTYEQEMKAQFIKSMTKGPRMDFPKFDGTDPVGWIRQSNKFFQMAGAPEEYKVSLAQLHIVGEADVWLRRSGLLKQKLTWNEFGEQIVHRFSASGSYDLTEKFNNVKQHGQTVQEYTKIFEDLMADVQYENPTLSETWFVRCYVNGLRGGIKYQLRPPRPSSVTEAYWMARDVEPSHPPKKTSSVPNTTSA from the coding sequence ATGACAGTACTCCAAACTGAGGTACGTACCATTGGGCAGAAGCAAGATCTCATGTCAGTAGCAGTGGAGGATGTTCAAAAATCTGTTTCAGAGATAGGATTACAGTTATCAGTGATGACTGAAGTCTTGAAATCACTTAGACCAGATCCACCTGGCAGAAACAGAGAGAAAACAACTGATATAGGCACTAGTGCACCAGTAAAATCTCCTACCTTGCTGGAACAAGAGAATCGTAATGCTTTGCTTCGAGCACAactggaaaaagaaaaagaacaaacCAGAAGTTGTGAGGAGGTGTTTATGCAGAGGCTACCCCCAATAAATGTCACCAAGCCTCCTGGTTTCCACAACCAGAGAGATCAAGATCAAGTGACAGAAGGTCCAACTCCTCCTGCAGGTACTTCCAGGCCTGTCCACACTCCTGTGTTTAACCAGCATATTAACAACCGTGAGAGTCAGTTGTGGCAAGGTTATTACAGAACCTATGAGCAGGAAATGAAAGCACAGTTCATCAAATCAATGACGAAGGGACCTAGAATGGACTTCCCAAAATTTGATGGCACTGATCCAGTGGGTTGGATTAGGCAAAGCAACAAGTTCTTCCAAATGGCAGGAGCACCTGAAGAGTATAAAGTGTCACTGGCACAACTGCATATTGTGGGAGAAGCTGATGTCTGGCTTAGAAGATCAGGCTTACTCAAACAGAAACTCACTTGGAATGAATTTGGAGAGCAGATTGTACACAGATTCTCAGCATCTGGTTCTTATGATTTAACAGAGAAATTCAATAATGTTAAGCAGCATGGTCAAACAGTCCAGGAATACACCAAAATCTTTGAAGATCTTATGGCAGATGTCCAATATGAAAACCCCACTTTGTCTGAAACGTGGTTTGTGCGGTGTTATGTCAATGGCCTTCGGGGTGGAATCAAATATCAGCTAAGGCCTCCCAGACCTTCATCTGTAACTGAAGCATATTGGATGGCAAGAGATGTGGAACCTTCCCACCCTCCAAAAAAGACAAGCTCTGTCCCCAATACCACCTCTGCCTAA